AGGCAAGGTCCTTTTGGATTGATGTCTGGCTTGAATGAAGAGCACGACAGCAtcgaggaagaagaggaggaagaggatgatggGGAAAAGCCGAAGAGAAGAGgaccaaagaagaagaaaatgaccaAGGCGAGGTTGGAGCGGTTTCGGGCCCGGCGGGTGAAGGCCAACGCCCGGGAGCGCACGCGGATGCATGGTCTGAATGATGCTCTTGACAACCTGAGGAGGGTGATGCCCTGCTACTCCAAGACTCAGAAATTGTCCAAGATCGAGACACTGAGGCTTGCGAGGAACTACATCTGGGCTCTGTCTGAGGTGCTCGAGACGGGGCAGACTCCTGAAGGGAAGAGCTTTGTGGAGATGCTCTGCAAGGGCTTGTCCCAGCCCACCAGCAACCTGGTGGCTGGCTGTCTGCAGCTGGGACCGCAGACCTTGTTCCTGGAGAAGCATGAAGAAAAGTCCCCGGTGTGCGAATCCGCCATATCCAGCCACTCCTTCAGCTACCAGTCCCCGGGGCTCCCAAGTCCACCCTACGGGACCATGGAAACCCACCTGCTGCATTTAAAGCCTCCGACCTTCAAGAGCTTGGTGGATGCTTCCTTTGGAAACCATCCCTCTGACTGCACCACTCCCCCCTATGAGGGTCCCCTGACGCCACCCCTGAGCATCAGCGGGAACTTCTCCTTGAAGCAAGATGGGTCTCCAGACCTGGATAAATCCTACACCTTCATGGCCCACTATCCCTCCGTCAGCCTGGCTGGAGCACATGGACATGCCTCTCACTTCCAAAACACAGTCCCCCGCTACGAGATCCCCATAGACATGAGCTATGAGTCCTACCCACACCACGTGGCCGGGCCCCAGCTCAACGCCATCTTCAATGAATAGCGAAGCAGAGTTAGACCCAAATTCTTGACGTAGAGAGAAGTTTCAGCCGCGTCGTGGAGCTGGTTCTAGAACGGACACAACTGGAGCGAGGAAATCGCTGCTACAGGGTGAGAGACTTCTGAGCATCTCTGCAGGACATCGGCGTGGAAGGTTTGGCTGGCCCTCCTGTGCTCTGCCAACAGGTCTGTGCTGGTGCCACCTTGCTGATTTCCGAGCTGTCCCCAGGAGCCACGTGAACCCTTCCTGACAGCCAAACTCTGAGCAGCCGCCGCCGAAAGCTGAGCCGCTGCCTCCCGCTCCCTCTGCCCCAGAGATGCTCGTGAAGGTGGCTCCACCCTGCAGGACTTTCTGCCTGAACGCACTCCAGCACTTGGGATCGTCCATTGCCAAGATGTTAcgctccttttcctccctccttggggtggtggggtgtgggCACACCTCTGTCTCGCATCAGGTGGAGACAAGCCCCTCCTGCCCCTTGGGCTGACAAGTTCCCCTTCCACAGGCTCTGATGGGCTCGTGGTTTTCCCAGTTCAGCTGTGGCAGAGGTGGGGATGACCTCAACCACTTGCAGAAGACCAACACGGTTGCTCCTCCTTGAAGCTTCCCACCCAACGGAGGACCTTATCTTTGCTGCCGCTGTATCATCCAGGGACGGCACGGTCCAGGCAGGCTCAGAGCTTCTCCATGATGGTCCCTCCACTGCTCTCCTCCTGCGCTGAGCCCGGCTGCCCGTCCTCTTCTGAGCCTCAGACCTGGCCTGTGACCCACAACCACCATGAGCTCGTCAGCACATGGCTCAGGCTCTGATGGGGTCATGGTTTTCCCAGTTCAGCCATGGCCAGAtgggctggcagaggtgggaaTGACCTCAACCACTTGCAGAAGACCAACACGGTTGCTCCTCCTTGAAGCTTCCCACCCAACAGAGAACTTTATCTTCGCTGCCACTGTATCATCCAGGGATGGCACGGTCCAGACAGGCTCAGAGCTTCTCCATGATGGTCCCTCCACTGCTCTCCTCCTGCGCTGAGCCCGGCTGCCCGTCCTCTTCTGAGCCTCAGACCTGGCCTGTGACCCACAACCACCATGAGCTCTTGAAGCCTCGCGAAGGGAGGGTTGGTCTGTCAGAGCACAAATATCCCGGCCGGAAGAGGAGCGCTCAGCTGAACCCTTGCTCCTGGTAGAGCCACATCTTCTTACGGTTTGTAGCGTTATTTCTCATGATCCGTGTCCTGAAGACACCCTGCCAAAAGAAGTGTGTCTTAATTTCccgttttatttattatttactctgtgtgtatgtgtgtggggggggtctaatttatttccttccattttacataaaaatgtgGAATGTGCTGAACAACCTCCTCAAGTTCCAGTTGACTTCCAAGTGCTTAGTTGGAGTTAGCTTTGTGGAGACGCGTGGTTTTTGCAGTGCTGTTGCTCCAGGATTATTTATTAgccattatttatttaatttattctcttcCTGCCCTCACGGTCTCGTTTCTGATGATGACACCAACTATTTAACCCAGGGGTTACGTATTTAATGTTGAACTGCGTATTTAACACGGCCATTTCGTGGCTTTTGGAGgctgacggtgcccagcagctcccgaCTCGTCCCTTCTGTTTCTAGGTGAGCAATAACTTTTAAAGGCTATGCAACTATTTTTGTTCTTCAAGAGAATCCAGGCAACTATTTTTTGATGTCCCGCTGGCCTCGCGAGCCCGGCTGGCCAAACCTCCCTGTTTTGCCAAGAGGTGTTTTGTATAGAGTTGGGAATTTGGAGATGACTTGAGCTCCGGAGGTCCCTGCCCCGGCCCCTGGCTCCTGGGggcttcttcccttttctacTGAGAGCAAATGTTTATCCTTTTGTAAAGAAAGCAGAATTGGGGTTTTAGCTCGAATAAAGTCGTGGTCTTGTTTCAAGCGGCGTCGCCCCAGGGCTGGTGTCTCCTTTTCTGTGGTCTCCAgcgtgggggtggtggtggtggtgggggtggtggtggtaagGGGCTGCCCGGGGGGAACCAGAGGATCCCAGTTCCCCCCGTGCCGGGGTGCAGCTGGGATCCCtgaccctggggctgggctccgtgggctgctgctggtggctaGTGCTGGCTATGGGGCCAGCACTGGTCATGGGACTCCCTGGGATGGTCATCTCCAGAGGCGTGGGGGGGGTGGTGACGGTGGTGGACGCGGCCGGGGGGTGAATGTGGGTGTATTTACGGAGCTGCTGCGGGCTCTGCCCGGCCTTCATGGGGGTGCACGTcacaaacacacgtgcacacacgcgTCGACACGCACGCAAACATGCTCATAGCCACACACGGGCGCTGCCCCAGATGCGCACACGTGTGTGCGCCTCCATGGCCGTGGGGCCAGCACTGGCCCTGGGACTCCCTGGGAAGGCCATCTCCCTGGGAAGGCTGCGGGCTGAGCGTGGGGGCCTtcgtggagctgctgctggctctgcccggGGGGTGCGTGGCGTGGGCACGCGTGTAGACACGAACACACGCGGAGTCACACACACGCGCCGCCCCAGACACCCGCCCCTGTGTGCGCCCCCGTGGACCTGCCCGTGCACACGAATATCACACGCACGCACACAAACACGCGCAGGCGGCCCGCTGACGCGTGTGTGCACGGACACGCCATGCACATACGTGCTGAGGCACGTGTCCGCGTGCAGACACGCTCTTGTGAGCACCCCATACATGCACGCAGGGAGGTGACACGTGCCAgcgcacacacacgcgcacacacgtGTCACCTCTGTGACTGCGCAGAGGCACCTTGGGACACGTCCCGCCGGCTCTGCGAAGGCACGGGGGACACGCGTGTCCTGGCCTCACCCCGTCTAAGCCCTCACCCCCACCGAGAGCGGGGCGAGCGTGACCCGGCACCCACGAGCCCTCGTGTCCCAGCTGCGCTAAAAACCCGAAACAGCTTCTGGCGGCCGTGGGGGCCCCTCGCGTGGGGACCCTGCGTTCCACGTGTCCTCGCACACCTCAGTGCCTCTCCGTCCCCAAACCCCGCGCGCCGGCTGCTGCCGGGAGCCCGGTGGGAGCTGCCGAGCTCCTCGTCCCCGCAAGCTGTGCCCGGCACACGGCTGGCGCTGCCCGGCgcggggcgagggcggggggcTCTCTGGGGGCACCCGCAGCTGCAGCCGCGCGGAGAAGGGCTGGGGGAGACGCTGCGGCCCCGAGCGGGGACAGGGCTGAGCCGCACGGCTGgcgggagctgggcaggggggctggcGAGGAGGGGAGAGCTCGTGTGTGTCCCCAAGGGAGAGGGGAGCATCGGCTTTCGGGAGGGGGccgggctggggatgctcctaCCCGGGGGTGCACCTACCTGGGGATGCTCCTGTTTGGGGATGGTCCTCCTAGGGATGCTCCTGTTTGGGGATGCACCTACTTGGGGATGCTCCTATTTGGGGATGTTCCTACCTGGGGATGCTCCTATTTGGGAATGCTCATCCTGGGGATGCACCTACTTGGGGATGCACCTACTTGGGGATGTTCCTACCTGGGGATGCTCCTATTTGGGGATGGTCCTCCTGGGGATGCTCCTGTTTGGGGATGTTTCTACTTGGGGATGCTCCTATTTGGGGATGCTCATCCTGGGGATGCACCTACTTGAGGATGCTCCTACCTGGGGATATTCCTACCTGGGGATGTTTGTACTTGGGGATGCTCCTACTTGGGGATGCTCCTACCTGGGGATGCTCCTATTTGGGGATGCTCATCCTGGGGATGCACCTGCATGGGGTTGCTCCTACCTGGGGATGCTCCTACCTGGGGACGCTCCTATTTGTGGATGCTTGTCCTGGGGATGCACCTACCTGGGAATGTTCCTACCTGGGGATGCTCCTATTTGGGGATGCTCCTACCTGGGGATGCTCCTACTTGGGGATGGTCCTCCTGGGGATGCTCCTATTTGGGGATGGTCCTCCTGGGGATACTCCTATTTGGGGATGCTCCTACTTGGGGATGCTCCTACCTGGGGATGCTCCTACCTGGGGATGCTCCTATTTGGGGATGCTCATCCTGGGGATGCACCTACTTGGGGATGCTCCTACCTGGGAATGTTCCTACCTGGGGATGCTCCTATTTGTGGATGCTTGTCCTGGGGATGCACCTACTTGGGGAAGCTCCTACTTGGGGATGCTTGTCCTGGGGATGCTCCTACCTGGGGATGCTCCTATTTGGGGATGCTCGTCCTGGGGATGCACCTACCTGGGGATGGGTCTTACCCTGTCCCAGTCTGTACCGTGGGCTGGGGGttactgcagcctgtggaagcgGGGAGACCCTTCCCAGTGTGTACGCACAACTTACACATGCACACGCGCATTCAGAACACATCACACCTTACACAGGTACAACAGCTGTGCGTGCACACGCAGAGTCCCGACCCTCCCGCACGGCTCCGTGCCTCCCGCCGTGCACGGATGTGCATGTGTGCGCACAAACCCACACACGTGCATGAAAACCCGACCCCCGGACACCTACAGACACGCACACGTGTGCACGCACCCACGAACACACACCCGACGGCAgcgtgacacccccccacccccagcgatGCTCTGGGAGCGATGGGATGAGGACAGCGGCCGGTcgcccgctggtgcccagggtcCAGCTgtgcccccggcaccccccccctCACCGCGCCGTGGCCCTTCGCTCGTTGGCCATTGGCCAAGCCCGTCTCGGTGCCAGGTCCCCCCGGGCGCGTGTGCACCCGACAGCCGGGGAATCGCcccttccagcagccccagcctgtgcCAAGAGGGCAGGCAGCCGTGCCAGGCTGGGGGCAAACGTCGCCCTGCTCCTGCGCCGgccactccccccccccacctctcctcgGGGCTGCGTG
The window above is part of the Chroicocephalus ridibundus chromosome 24, bChrRid1.1, whole genome shotgun sequence genome. Proteins encoded here:
- the NEUROD4 gene encoding neurogenic differentiation factor 4, with protein sequence MTKAYAKPKEMAELVSTQAWMEETLSSKDELKEEDSRQGPFGLMSGLNEEHDSIEEEEEEEDDGEKPKRRGPKKKKMTKARLERFRARRVKANARERTRMHGLNDALDNLRRVMPCYSKTQKLSKIETLRLARNYIWALSEVLETGQTPEGKSFVEMLCKGLSQPTSNLVAGCLQLGPQTLFLEKHEEKSPVCESAISSHSFSYQSPGLPSPPYGTMETHLLHLKPPTFKSLVDASFGNHPSDCTTPPYEGPLTPPLSISGNFSLKQDGSPDLDKSYTFMAHYPSVSLAGAHGHASHFQNTVPRYEIPIDMSYESYPHHVAGPQLNAIFNE